A single window of Methanoregula sp. DNA harbors:
- a CDS encoding PIN domain-containing protein, producing the protein MATFFADTYAIIEFLKGSPDYLPYKDAVLVTTEFNLCEFAYAAFRDYPDTAQEICSQVRHGMRLYHPGDRDYLRAARMRRLYARQGRKFSLIDCVGYSVAESLAIPFLTGDREFEDLPDVEFVK; encoded by the coding sequence ATGGCGACTTTTTTTGCCGACACCTATGCAATCATCGAGTTTCTCAAAGGCTCACCGGACTATCTCCCATACAAAGATGCGGTACTCGTGACTACAGAGTTCAACCTCTGTGAATTCGCTTATGCTGCTTTCCGCGACTACCCGGATACTGCGCAGGAGATCTGTTCGCAGGTCCGGCACGGGATGCGGCTCTACCATCCCGGTGACCGCGATTACCTGCGGGCAGCCCGGATGCGCAGGCTCTATGCACGGCAGGGACGCAAGTTCTCGCTCATCGACTGCGTGGGATATTCCGTTGCGGAATCGCTCGCCATCCCCTTCCTGACCGGTGACCGGGAATTTGAAGATTTGCCGGACGTCGAATTCGTAAAATAA